From one Solanum lycopersicum chromosome 12, SLM_r2.1 genomic stretch:
- the LOC101243689 gene encoding pentatricopeptide repeat-containing protein At5g66520-like has product MQATITSVIPTPQSPLSHQTSNVNTLRGLESCSSMSKLKQFHAQIVKHGLSHDNDAMGRVIKFCAISELGDLSYALQVFDKLPEPDPFIYNTVIRGLLKSQMLRDSLLFYLCMLESSVRPNSFTFPPLIRVCCIDNAVEEGKQIHGHVVKFGFGFDRFSQNNLIHMYVSFRCLEEAKRVFDNMCERDDVSLTTLISGYAQLGYVDEAFQVFDSIREKSCVIWNAMISAYVQSNRFHEAFALFERMGCEGVVVDKFLAASMLSACTRLGALKQGEWIVEHVKKSGIELDSKLSATIVDMYCKCGCLDKAVEFFQGLSRKGISSWNCMIGGLAMHGEGEAAIEVLKEMESERVAPDYITFVNLLSACAHSGLVEEGKHYFRYMKETYGIEPGMEHYGCLVDLLGRAGLLVEARRVVNDMPMSPDVGVLGAFVGACRIHKNVELGEKIGKQVIELEPQNSGRYVLLANLYANAGRWEDVASIRKLMNDRGVKKVPGFSIVELEGVVNEFIAGGRTHPQAEEIYVKANEMLECIKSAGYSPDSDGMQYDIDEEETENPLNYHSEKLAIAFGLLKSKPGDILRITKNLRVCKDCHQASKFISKVYNLEIIVRDRNRFHHFKGGECSCKDYW; this is encoded by the coding sequence ATGCAAGCAACTATTACCTCCGTTATTCCTACTCCACAATCTCCATTGTCACACCAAACTAGCAATGTCAATACCTTAAGGGGCTTAGAATCATGTTCATCAATGTCGAAACTCAAACAGTTCCATGCGCAAATTGTTAAGCATGGCCTCTCCCATGACAATGACGCAATGGGTCGAGTTATTAAGTTCTGTGCAATATCTGAATTGGGCGATTTGAGTTATGCCCTCCAAGTGTTTGATAAATTGCCTGAACCAGACCCTTTTATCTACAATACTGTTATTAGGGGTTTATTGAAATCTCAAATGCTGAGAGATTCTTTGCTTTTTTACCTGTGTATGTTAGAAAGTTCAGTTCGGCCTAATAGTTTCACTTTTCCACCTCTTATTAGAGTTTGTTGTATTGACAATGCTGTGGAAGAAGGTAAACAGATTCATGGACATGTGGTGAAGTTTGGGTTCGGATTTGATCGATTTTCGCAGAACAATTTGATTCATATGTATGTGAGTTTTCGATGTTTGGAGGAAGCGAAGAGGGTGTTTGATAATATGTGTGAGAGAGATGATGTTTCATTGACTACATTGATTAGTGGTTATGCTCAATTGGGGTATGTtgatgaagcttttcaagtgttTGATTCGATTAGGGAGAAAAGTTGTGTTATTTGGAATGCTATGATATCAGCTTATGTGCAGAGTAACCGGTTTCATGAGGCGTTTGCTTTGTTCGAAAGGATGGGGTGTGAGGGTGTTGTGGTTGATAAGTTTCTTGCTGCGAGTATGTTGTCAGCTTGTACGCGACTTGGAGCGTTGAAGCAAGGTGAGTGGATAGTTGAACATGTCAAGAAGAGTGGGATTGAGTTAGACTCGAAATTGAGTGCTACGATTGTTGATATGTATTGCAAATGTGGCTGCTTAGATAAGGCTGTGGAGTTCTTTCAAGGTTTGTCAAGAAAAGGAATATCGTCGTGGAATTGTATGATTGGAGGGTTGGCGATGCACGGGGAAGGTGAGGCTGCCATTGAGGTTTTGAAGGAAATGGAGAGTGAGAGGGTAGCTCCAGACTATATAACGTTTGTGAATCTACTTAGTGCTTGTGCTCATTCCGGGTTGGTTGAAGAAGGAAAACACTATTTTCGTTACATGAAAGAAACGTATGGCATTGAACCTGGCATGGAGCATTACGGATGTCTGGTTGATTTGCTCGGACGAGCTGGATTACTGGTAGAAGCAAGAAGGGTCGTAAACGATATGCCTATGAGTCCTGATGTAGGTGTATTGGGTGCTTTTGTTGGTGCATGTAGGATTCACAAGAACGTAGAGCTCGGAGAGAAGATAGGGAAGCAAGTGATCGAGTTAGAACCCCAGAACAGTGGTCGATACGTGTTGTTAGCTAACTTGTATGCTAATGCAGGTAGATGGGAAGATGTTGCCAGTATAAGAAAGTTGATGAATGACAGGGGAGTGAAGAAGGTACCTGGCTTCTCCATCGTTGAATTAGAAGGCGTTGTTAACGAGTTCATTGCAGGAGGAAGAACTCATCCTCAAGCCGAAGAGATATATGTAAAAGCAAACGAAATGCTGGAGTGTATAAAATCTGCAGGCTATtctccagattctgatggaaTGCAATATGACATCGATGAGGAAGAAACAGAGAATCCATTGAACTATCATAGTGAGAAACTAGCTATTGCTTTCGGGTTATTAAAGAGCAAACCTGGGGATATTCTTCGAATCACAAAGAATTTACGCGTTTGCAAGGACTGTCATCAAGCAAGTAAGTTCATCTCAAAAGTTTATAATCTCGAAATCATCGTTAGAGATAGGAACAGGTTTCATCACTTTAAAGGTGGAGAGTGTTCTTGTAAAGACTACTGGTGA
- the LOC101254368 gene encoding zinc finger protein CONSTANS-LIKE 4, translated as MGTENWSLTAKLCDSCKTSPATVFCRADSAFLCLGCDCKIHAANKLASRHARVWVCEVCEQAPASVTCKADAAALCVTCDRDIHSANPLARRHERFPVVPFYDFAVAKSHGGGDTDADAVDDEKYFDSTNENPSQPEEEAEAASWILPTPKEGTDQYKSADYLFNDMDSYLDIDLMSCEQKPHILHHQQHQHNHYSSDGVVPVQNNNETTHLPGPVVDGFPTYELDFTGSKPYMYNFTSQSISQSVSSSSLDVGVVPDHSTMTDVSNTFVMNSSSGAIAGAGADVVPNAVSGLDREARVMRYREKRKNRKFEKTIRYASRKAYAETRPRIKGRFAKRTETEIDSLITVDASYGVVPSF; from the exons ATGGGAACGGAGAATTGGAGTTTAACGGCGAAGTTATGTGACTCATGCAAAACGTCGCCGGCGACGGTGTTCTGCCGGGCAGATTCAGCATTTCTCTGCTTAGGATGTGACTGCAAAATCCACGCAGCGAACAAGTTAGCGTCACGTCACGCGCGTGTCTGGGTTTGTGAAGTGTGTGAGCAAGCTCCGGCGAGTGTCACGTGTAAAGCGGATGCCGCTGCTCTCTGCGTTACGTGTGACCGTGATATTCATTCAGCAAATCCGTTAGCTCGTCGCCATGAGCGTTTTCCGGTAGTTCCGTTCTATGATTTCGCCGTCGCGAAATCTCACGGCGGTGGTGATACCGATGCCGATGCTGTTGATGATGAGAAGTACTTTGATAGTACTAATGAGAATCCTTCTCAACCAGAGGAAGAAGCTGAAGCAGCGTCGTGGATACTTCCGACGCCGAAAGAAGGAACTGATCAGTATAAATCTGCTGATTACTTGTTTAATGATATGGATTCATATTTAGATATAGATCTAATGTCATGTGAGCAAAAACCACAtattcttcatcatcaacagCATCAACACAACCATTACAGCTCCGACGGAGTTGTACCAGTACAGAACAACAACGAAACTACTCATTTACCCGGTCCAGTCGTTGATGGATTCCCTACATACGAACTCGATTTCACTGGATCTAAACCTTATATGTACAATTTCACCTCTCAATCGATCAGCCAAAGT GTTTCATCATCATCTCTTGACGTCGGAGTTGTACCAGACCACAGCACAATGACGGATGTATCAAACACTTTTGTGATGAACTCATCTTCCGGTGCTATTGCCGGCGCCGGCGCCGACGTTGTACCGAATGCAGTTTCCGGTTTAGACAGAGAAGCAAGGGTAATGAGGTACAGAGAGAAGAGGAAGAATAGAAAGTTCGAGAAGACGATTCGATATGCTTCTAGAAAAGCTTATGCTGAGACTCGGCCCAGAATCAAAGGGAGATTCGCTAAACGTACTGAAACTGAAATCGATTCACTCATCACCGTCGATGCATCATACGGTGTCGTTCCAtcgttttaa